The DNA sequence TTCGTGGTGCTCGGCTCGGTCGTGCCCGTGCCGTTCGTCGCGATCAGCCCCGGCCCGACCTACGACACGCTCGGTCGCGACGCCGCGGGCAACCCGGTCATCCAGGTCACCGGTCACGACACCTTCCAGACCACCGGCGAGCTGCGGATGACGACCGTCTCGCTGCACGACGGCGTCACCCTCTTCCAGGGCCTCGGCTTCTGGGCCAGCGGCCGGTACGCGCTCGCGCCGCGCGAGGAGTACTTCAAGCCCGGCGAGACGAACGAGCAGGTCAAGCAGGAGAACATCCAGCAGCTGCAGGACTCGCAGACGAACGCGCAGGTCGCCGCGCTGCGCAAGCTCGGCTACCCGATCAAGGTGCTGGCGAAGCAGATCGTCTCCGGCAGCCCCGCCGACCACGTGCTTTCGCCCGGCGACAAGCTGATCACCGTCAACGGCAAGAAGGTCGTCGAGGCCGCCGACGTGCGGGCCGCGCTGGCCGGCACGCTGCCCGGCCAGACCGTCCAGATCACCTTCCAGTCCGACGGCCAGCCCGAGCGGACCGTGCCGCTCACGCTCGCCTCGCGCCCGGACCGCAAGGAAGGCTTCATCGGCCTCACCGCGGTCGACCGCGCCGACGCGCCGTTCACCGTCAACATCTCGCTGCAGGACGTCGGCGGCCCGTCGGCCGGCCTGATGTTCACGCTCGCGATCATCGACCGGCTGCAGCCCGGTGACCTGGCCGGCGGGCGGCACATCGCCGGCACCGGCGAAATCACCGAGACCGGTGAGGTCGACCCGATCGGCGGGATCTCGTTCAAGGTCGTCGGCGCGCGCGAGGCGGGCGCGACCGACTTCCTGGTGCCCGAGCACAACTGCGCCGAGGCGAAGACCAACGCGCCGGCCGGGCTCAACCTCATCAAGGTGTCCACACTGGACGACGCGCTCACGCAGCTGGGCAACCTGAAGGCGGGCCGGCCGACGGCCGCCTGCTAGCCCGGACGAGCTAGGGGAGCAGCGTCGCCTTGAGCGCTTCGACGAGGTTCGGCGCCAGGTCCGGGCTTTCGACGATCTCGTCGATCGGCTCGTCCGCGTCGGCCCCGCGCAGCCGCATCACGCACGCGCCTTCGCCGTCGCGCAGGACCGCGGCCACCAGGCGGGCCTCCGTCCGCTGCGGGTGGTCGGCGGCCGCGCGGCGCAGGCTGTCCGCGTCCGCCTCGGCCACGTCCGGCAGCTCCGACTCCGAGCCCGGCGGCAGCACGATGATCTCCTGCGCCAGCGCGCAGCCGATCACCAGATCGGGCCACGCGATCCGGCCCAGCGCCTCGGCGAGGTCGCCTTCGGGCAGCGCCTCCTGCGCCACCGGCGTCAGCGGGTTCGCCCGGTCCAGCT is a window from the Amycolatopsis sp. cg9 genome containing:
- a CDS encoding PDZ domain-containing protein, with translation MTRRGWTLVVSGSLFLIFVVLGSVVPVPFVAISPGPTYDTLGRDAAGNPVIQVTGHDTFQTTGELRMTTVSLHDGVTLFQGLGFWASGRYALAPREEYFKPGETNEQVKQENIQQLQDSQTNAQVAALRKLGYPIKVLAKQIVSGSPADHVLSPGDKLITVNGKKVVEAADVRAALAGTLPGQTVQITFQSDGQPERTVPLTLASRPDRKEGFIGLTAVDRADAPFTVNISLQDVGGPSAGLMFTLAIIDRLQPGDLAGGRHIAGTGEITETGEVDPIGGISFKVVGAREAGATDFLVPEHNCAEAKTNAPAGLNLIKVSTLDDALTQLGNLKAGRPTAAC
- a CDS encoding PPA1309 family protein; protein product: MAADEARPAGVAALAREIEEFMAAGGWDQPPQLFALVPTAALLDEQPELAGQLDRANPLTPVAQEALPEGDLAEALGRIAWPDLVIGCALAQEIIVLPPGSESELPDVAEADADSLRRAAADHPQRTEARLVAAVLRDGEGACVMRLRGADADEPIDEIVESPDLAPNLVEALKATLLP